The Lytechinus pictus isolate F3 Inbred chromosome 17, Lp3.0, whole genome shotgun sequence genome contains a region encoding:
- the LOC129280682 gene encoding uncharacterized protein LOC129280682: protein MGDHLEAGLVSGNLSRPPAIATLSKPVDLEVSSPPSSPPLLKPAVPFPLLPPPSSSGISTSGSTDIVRPSATRTSARHSNMVQKISPKHEAECSGAAATACAAGATGSVPRASASRWEGKTTRARSTKADRDDWKKQKKIKVDKYDEFNEWIDGDVTMRYLPKDIDARKHLSGWAMRNTNNHNKKVLKKSCLGVFLCSKGCRTSTGDVVTVRPATSDRARKKQADKKCPRNGCDGKLFHMICAGKSGYPVTHFWRVTDTVILFQSKGVHDHPRPDVVKTTSQAKMALLEYHRSHRHERPKEICKKVGTHIHKSFNRVDRVARQLREVQNSEITEPGSELPKEHYSLRSHIRSLYSNGQRQTDTDNHPFVAGQGTFQNAYSNRQSYGNYYPPSQPQMDGWTHFSASQDDYNLAFQSYRQDGQHPSTTSGYQHQTGAYPYNPQLHSADGTTYDYGYDGSAVIAAAATSSGVPKGHNGVDSSGVHSDLARSAMPTYHNHPMDALGQILMSNQQAPMEMNPSVYGTTELISPQQGHTILTPVKQPVVSPLKRPAPPDLHSLQDSKHPRLEPPTTVGETSTIKLAEHTPSINIDLSNFSDIFDIPTALGDEGLAGRPKTPVYQSLSPAVPVHDSDAAGTSRRTEDSSMTEERLCSSASPDISQQHTSVDGNSAVASPASSVDSNGSHASPPPHPPVLTTLNTHAPHSVQISGPITTAPPGTNEQDGNFLDQLVSLYLGKEEKPISTLKNELQVYTDPQSGQRTLTYRTNDQTHHGPALDHFRTPGHGGHHEGYSWYDRTQSYNSSNGHIPVSESLISPLMAGHFDYTTSITDYYNSQQAAAAAAAAASTESTLSTFPSTSQSQTTSSTSGTFGHSSRYMF, encoded by the exons ATGGGGGATCATTTAGAAGCAGGTCTGGTGTCTGGTAATCTCTCTCGGCCACCTGCTATTGCAACTTTGTCCAAACCTGTTGATTTGGAGGTTTCATCGCCGCCTTCCTCACCGCCGCTCCTCAAACCTGCGGTTCCATTTCCACTTTTACCACCACCCTCATCGTCGGGGATATCAACCTCGGGATCGACCGACATCGTCAGACCATCGGCGACACGCACCTCGGCTCGTCACAGCAATATGGTGCAAAAGATCAGCCCAAAGCACGAGGCTGAATGTTCAGGGGCGGCTGCTACTGCATGTGCCGCCGGAGCTACGGGGTCAGTACCCAGAGCATCAGCCTCAAGATGGGAGGGGAAAACGACTAGGGCACGAAGCACAAAAGCCGACAGAGACGActggaagaagcagaagaaaatCAAAGTTgataag TATGACGAGTTCAATGAATGGATAGATGGTGACGTCACAATGAGATATTTGCCTAAGGACATTGATGCACGCAAGCACCTGAGCGGATGGGCAATGAGAAACACCAACAATCACAACAAGAAAGTACTCAAAAAGTCATGTCTCG GCGTATTTCTGTGTTCGAAAGGATGCCGAACAAGTACGGGAGACGTCGTGACTGTTCGACCAGCCACTTCAGACCGTGCTCGTAAGAAGCAAGCCGATAAGAAATGCCCGAGGAATGGATGCGATGGcaagctctttcacatgatcTGCGCGGGAAAATCGGGTTACCCTGTTACACATTTCTGGCGAGTAACTg ATACGGTCATCCTGTTTCAGTCAAAGGGTGTACATGATCACCCTCGCCCGGACGTGGTCAAGACTACATCACAAGCCAAGATGGCCCTACTAGAATACCATCGATCACATAGACACGAGAGACCGAAGGAGATCTGCAAGAAAGTg GGTACGCATATTCACAAATCTTTCAATCGTGTTGACCGGGTGGCTCGACAACTTCGTGAGGTCCAGAATTCGGAGATCACCGAACCTGGCTCAGAACTCCCCAAGGAACATTACTCTCTACGCTCTCACATCCGATCATTATACAGTAATGGgcagagacagacagacacagATAACCACCCTTTTGTTGCCGGACAAG GTACTTTTCAAAATGCGTACAGCAACCGACAATCTTACGGCAACTATTACCCTCCATCCCAGCCTCAGATGGACGGCTGGACTCACTTCTCAGCCTCACAAGACGACTACAACTTGGCCTTCCAAAGCTACAGACAAGATGGACAGCACCCCTCAACCACATCCGGTTACCAGCACCAGACTGGGGCATATCCTTACAACCCTCAACTCCATTCCGCTGACGGTACGACATACGATTACGGGTACGATGGCAGTGCGGTCATTGCGGCGGCCGCTACGTCCTCGGGTGTGCCGAAGGGTCACAACGGGGTGGACAGCTCTGGAGTTCATTCTGACTTGGCGAGATCGGCAATGCCAACGTACCACAACCACCCTATGGACGCCCTTGGACAGATCTTGATGAGCAACCAGCAAGCTCCGATGGAGATGAATCCTTCAGTCTACGGCACCACCGAGTTGATCAGTCCTCAGCAGGGTCATACCATCCTGACACCGGTGAAGCAGCCGGTTGTATCCCCGCTGAAGAGACCTGCACCTCCTGATCTTCACTCTCTACAGGACTCCAAGCATCCACGTCTAGAGCCACCTACGACAGTCGGTGAGACCTCAACCATCAAGCTTGCCGAGCACACGCCCTCTATTAATATTGATCTCTCGAACTTCTCCGACATATTTGATATCCCAACTGCTCTTGGTGACGAAGGACTCGCAGGACGTCCAAAGACACCTGTCTACCAGTCCCTCTCTCCCGCGGTTCCAGTACATGATAGCGATGCTGCAGGAACCTCCAGGAGAACAGAAGACAGTTCTATGACAGAGGAGCGTCTTTGTTCCAGTGCTTCTCCAGATATTTCTCAACAACATACGAGCGTTGATGGGAATTCAGCTGTTGCTAGTCCTGCAAGTAGTGTTGACAGCAACGGATCACATGCATCACCTCCACCACATCCTCCCGTTTTAACCACTCTCAACACTCATGCTCCACACAGTGTTCAAATCAGTGGACCTATCACTACAGCGCCTCCTGGGACCAACGAACAGGATGGCAACTTCCTGGACCAACTCGTCTCGCTGTACCTCGGTAAAGAAGAGAAGCCCATCTCAACGCTTAAGAATGAGCTCCAGGTTTACACCGACCCACAATCTGGCCAGCGTACCTTGACCTACCGGACCAACGACCAGACCCATCATGGTCCTGCTCTTGACCATTTCAGAACCCCTGGACATGGTGGTCATCACGAAGGCTACTCCTGGTACGACCGCACCCAATCCTACAACTCATCAAATGGACACATACCTGTCTCAGAAAGCCTGATTAGCCCTCTTATGGCGGGTCACTTTGACTATACCACATCCATCACTGACTACTATAATAGTCAGCAAGCAGCTGCTGCTGCTGCCGCCGCCGCTTCCACTGAATCGACGTTGTCAACTTTTCCATCCACAAGCCAATCGCAAACGACGTCTTCCACATCTGGTACATTCGGTCATAGCTCAAGATATATGTTCTAA